A segment of the Bradyrhizobium sp. CCBAU 53340 genome:
GTCAGCCCGAGCTGGAGGTAGGTCACCAGGATGGCGCCGAGGATCGGGCCGAAGAAATAGGCGGTGCCGCCGATGAAGGTCGAGAACAGCACGAGGCCGGATTGAATCGCACCGAGATAGGCGGCGTTGGCGATCTCGAAATTGATCGCGGCAAGCCCGCCGGCGACGCCGGCAAAGAAGCCGGCAAAGCAGAAGGCGAGATAGCGGACGACGTGGGGATCGTAGCCGATGAACTGGACGCGTTCCGGATTGTCGCGGACTGCATTGCTGATCCGCCCGAGCGGCGTGCGCGTCAGCGCGTACATCGCGATCGCCGACAGCACCAGCCAGAAGGCGATCAGATAATAGACCTGAAGCTGCGGACCGAACGACCAGCCGAACATCTTCGGCAGCGCGGTGCGGTCCGTGGTGATGCCGGATTCGCCGCCGAACACCGAGCGCAGGATCAGCGAGGACGACGCCACCAGTTCGCCGATGCCGAGCGAGATCATTGCGAACACCGTGCCGGCACGCTTGGTCATGACCCAGCCGATGATGACAGCAAAGACGAGACCACCGAGGCCGCCGAACAGCGGAATGAACGGCAGCGGGATCGGCCAGCCATGCGACACCACGGCATTCATCATGTGGCAGGCCGCGAAGCCGCCGAGGCCGTAATGCACGGCATGGCCGAACGACAACAGGCCGGTCTGGCCAAGCAGGATGTTGTAGGACAGCGCGAACACGATCGCGATGCCGATCAGGCTGAAGGAGGTGAGCGAGCCGCCCGAGGAGAAGATCATCGGCAGCACGATCAGCGCGATGATACCGAGCAGCCAGACGCCGTAAAAGCGCAGGCTCCCGCCGGCCAAATCTGTCGCCACCTTGGACGTCGAAGTCGCGGCCGTGGTCATGATTCACGCGTCCCCATCAGGCCCATGGGGCGTACGATCAGAATGATCACCAGCAGAACATAGGGGACGATCGGCGCGACCTGCGCGATCGTGACGTCCCAGATGTCGGTGAGAACCGACGGTCCCGCCGACGGGTCGAGCGGGCCGAAGGCGCTCGCGAGCGAGCCGTTCAGCGCGACCGCAAAGGTCTGCACCAGGCCGATGACGAGCGAGGCGATGAAGGCGCCAGGCAAGGAGCCGAGGCCGCCGAACACGATGACCACGAACAGGATCGGCCCGAGCGCCGCGGCCATGTCGGACTGCGTCACCAGCGCCGGCCCCGCGATGACACCGGCAAGGCCTGCCAGCGCGCTGCCGACACCGAACACCACCATGAACACGCGCCCGACAT
Coding sequences within it:
- a CDS encoding branched-chain amino acid ABC transporter permease, with protein sequence MTTAATSTSKVATDLAGGSLRFYGVWLLGIIALIVLPMIFSSGGSLTSFSLIGIAIVFALSYNILLGQTGLLSFGHAVHYGLGGFAACHMMNAVVSHGWPIPLPFIPLFGGLGGLVFAVIIGWVMTKRAGTVFAMISLGIGELVASSSLILRSVFGGESGITTDRTALPKMFGWSFGPQLQVYYLIAFWLVLSAIAMYALTRTPLGRISNAVRDNPERVQFIGYDPHVVRYLAFCFAGFFAGVAGGLAAINFEIANAAYLGAIQSGLVLFSTFIGGTAYFFGPILGAILVTYLQLGLTNLTSVWQLYFGIIFIGIVMFSPGGIAGLLMMHRPLIRAGTLWTVIPSYLVAIVPTVALACGVILTIETVARFSGGDPINLFGIAFKPTSPATWMVAAVLVIGGAFVARLTWRRIADAWDKAATIARDRGYLA